One part of the Acidimicrobiia bacterium genome encodes these proteins:
- the pcrA gene encoding DNA helicase PcrA, with protein sequence MSIFDGASDSLPPGQTGLLAGLNPAQLDAVTHSGGPLLVVAGAGSGKTRVLTARIAHLINASGVSPFEILAITFTNKAASEMKARVGELIGSIAERMWISTFHSACVRILRREAGRIGFPSSFTIYDQADALRLVSYVLRDLDLDPKRFPARSVYGAISTAKNEGLSAGRYADAAQMVFQRHIAQVYLEYEKRLIRAGAMDFDDLLLNTVRLFREHPEVLAEYQARFRHVLIDEYQDTNQVQNELVVALASDHRNICVVGDSDQSIYAFRGADIRNILEFEEAFPDATVVLLEQNYRSTQTILDAANAVISHNFGRKPKELWTDAGAGTPIRLYRADDEGEEAQWVANEINRLHDVGDLRFDEVAIFYRTNAQSRVLEERLMRSGVPYVVVGGTRFYDRKEVKDALAYLRAVVNPTDEVSIKRVLNVPKRGIGDASIAKIDIYARSLGLPFIDALRQHSEAGVSGRAVRGIDSFLSMLDALEALAAEGPAKMLEDILERTGYVAELVAEHSVEADGRLENLDELVGAAAEHDSVDEFLEQVALVSDVDALTGDNLGGVVLMTLHAAKGLEFPVVFLMGLEEGVFPHQRSIGDSEQLEEERRLAYVGITRARQRLYLSYATSRNLFGEIRYNPPSRFLDEIPSELIEKEHEERRSRSLSGLTARDFGRSGNGGFGTRRAKAVEGALGAKGPVPSGANALGLKIGDDVTHRVWGDGVILDMSGSGDKAEAVVRFPSVGEKRLLLAWAPIVRA encoded by the coding sequence GTTGAACCCCGCCCAGCTAGATGCCGTTACTCACTCTGGCGGCCCCTTGTTGGTGGTCGCAGGCGCGGGCTCGGGCAAAACCCGGGTTCTAACCGCTCGTATCGCCCACCTTATTAACGCCAGTGGCGTGTCACCTTTTGAAATCCTGGCCATCACCTTTACCAACAAAGCAGCCTCGGAAATGAAGGCCCGGGTCGGTGAATTGATTGGCTCGATAGCCGAACGGATGTGGATTTCAACGTTCCACTCGGCTTGTGTGCGCATTTTACGTCGAGAAGCGGGTCGAATCGGCTTTCCGTCTTCGTTCACAATTTACGATCAGGCCGATGCCCTACGTTTAGTTAGCTATGTGCTGCGCGACCTCGATTTAGACCCGAAGCGTTTCCCGGCCCGCAGCGTGTACGGGGCTATTTCCACGGCTAAGAACGAGGGCTTAAGCGCTGGGCGCTACGCCGATGCAGCCCAAATGGTGTTTCAGCGTCACATTGCCCAGGTGTATCTAGAGTATGAAAAGCGGCTGATCCGGGCTGGTGCCATGGATTTTGACGACCTGCTGTTAAACACGGTGCGCCTGTTCCGCGAACATCCTGAGGTCTTAGCGGAATATCAGGCCCGTTTCCGTCACGTCCTGATCGACGAATATCAAGACACCAACCAGGTTCAAAACGAACTGGTGGTGGCGTTGGCTAGCGACCATCGCAATATCTGTGTGGTGGGCGATTCTGATCAGTCGATTTACGCGTTTCGAGGTGCTGACATTCGAAACATTTTAGAATTTGAAGAGGCCTTCCCCGATGCCACGGTGGTCTTGCTCGAGCAGAATTATCGCTCCACACAGACCATTCTCGACGCCGCCAACGCGGTCATCTCTCATAACTTTGGCCGCAAACCCAAAGAATTGTGGACCGATGCCGGAGCGGGTACTCCCATTAGGTTGTATCGGGCCGACGATGAGGGTGAAGAAGCACAGTGGGTAGCCAACGAAATTAACCGGCTTCACGACGTTGGCGACCTACGTTTCGATGAGGTTGCAATCTTCTATCGCACGAACGCTCAAAGCCGGGTCTTGGAAGAACGGCTAATGCGGTCTGGCGTGCCATATGTGGTGGTTGGCGGTACTCGTTTCTACGACCGTAAAGAGGTTAAAGACGCCCTGGCCTATTTGCGGGCCGTGGTGAACCCTACCGACGAGGTGAGCATCAAGCGGGTTTTGAACGTTCCCAAGCGGGGCATTGGCGACGCCAGCATTGCGAAGATCGACATTTATGCCCGTAGTTTAGGGCTGCCTTTCATTGACGCTTTGCGCCAGCATTCCGAGGCTGGGGTGAGTGGCAGAGCAGTCCGTGGTATTGATTCATTTTTGAGCATGCTCGATGCGCTCGAGGCTTTAGCCGCCGAAGGGCCAGCCAAAATGTTGGAAGACATTTTAGAACGTACTGGCTATGTTGCTGAATTGGTGGCCGAGCATTCGGTTGAAGCCGATGGACGACTTGAAAACCTTGATGAACTCGTTGGTGCCGCGGCCGAACACGACTCGGTTGATGAGTTCTTAGAACAGGTGGCGCTAGTTTCCGACGTTGATGCTCTAACCGGTGACAACTTGGGTGGTGTGGTGCTTATGACGTTGCACGCCGCTAAAGGTCTCGAGTTCCCGGTGGTGTTCTTAATGGGTCTAGAAGAAGGCGTTTTTCCACATCAACGCTCCATCGGCGATTCTGAGCAACTAGAAGAAGAGCGGCGTTTGGCCTACGTGGGTATTACTCGTGCCCGTCAGCGCTTGTACCTCAGCTATGCCACTTCTCGAAATCTCTTCGGTGAGATTCGTTACAACCCGCCCAGCCGATTCTTAGATGAAATTCCTTCGGAGCTAATAGAAAAAGAACATGAAGAGCGCCGAAGTCGAAGCCTAAGCGGTCTTACGGCCAGAGATTTCGGCCGTAGTGGCAATGGAGGTTTCGGGACACGTCGTGCCAAAGCCGTAGAAGGAGCGCTTGGAGCTAAGGGTCCAGTCCCAAGTGGGGCCAACGCTTTAGGCTTAAAGATCGGCGATGATGTTACACATCGTGTTTGGGGCGACGGCGTGATATTGGATATGAGCGGTTCTGGAGATAAAGCCGAGGCCGTGGTCCGTTTCCCAAGCGTTGGTGAGAAGCGTCTCTTGTTGGCTTGGGCCCCTATCGTGCGTGCTTAG